The genomic DNA TCGTGGTCGCTTCGCGTACTGCCAGACCGAGGAGTCTACTAACCTCGGTGCTCGCGGCAGCATCCATCTTGGCTTCGGTCGTAACCTCGGTGGGGATGTCAGCTGCCTCTAACACGTCCTTGGCATTTTTCAATTCTTCAGTCAGCGACACCACGCGCAAATCTCGCACAAGCTGGCGCGTTTCAGTCTGTGCTTCTTCGGCGAGTGACCTGACCTCGGCGATCGCTTCTTGTGCAGCCGCTCGGTGGTCTTCGCTGGGTGCGGCCAGTAACCGTTCAGCCAGCTCGGCCTTCAGTGCGATGACCTGCAGATGATGGCCCTGGATGTCGTGCAGGTCCGAAGCGAAGCGGAGCCGCTCACGGGCGACGGCCAATTGACTGCTCATCGTGCGTGCCTCGTCCAGGCGGGTGATCAAATGCCATAACCAGCCGGAGACCAGAAAAGTGGATGGGACGAAGAGAATGTACATTATCAAGCCGAACAGCAATCCACGGTCGAAAAAGCTTGGGGCACCGGGGTTCACTAACCCGTGGAGGGCAATGAGGACTAGACCTGCTGCGGTCACACTCCAACGGTGTGACCGGGGAATAAGCGCCAACAGAATGCTCAAGGTGATCCACAGGGGGATAGCACCATAGAATACCGCGCCAGGGATAACTAACGTGACAACCCAGCTCAGTGCGGGCAACGCCAGGACGCCGAGGGTGACCGAGCGACGCGGCCAGCCCGCCCCGTAGCCCGTTCGCATGAGCCAAGAGGCATACACGCTGCCCACGCTGCTGCCTATGAACAGCACAAGTACTACAACGACTTGCCAGGTATTGCCTTCAAGTCGATTGATGAGCGAAGAGACAACGAGGGCGGCAACCACGAGCAAGAAGACCGATATGCCGGCAATACTCAAAAACGTGTACCACCAGGTCAGCGTAATATCCCGGCTTGAGGTATCCGCTCGGTCGGATGCGGCCGGGCTCACTGGCACTTGGCCGCTGGGGCGCAGCTTTGATGAGGTCACACCATTTAGTTTAGGACCATGACAACTGTCATGGATTTCACT from Enteractinococcus fodinae includes the following:
- a CDS encoding sensor histidine kinase, translated to MTSSKLRPSGQVPVSPAASDRADTSSRDITLTWWYTFLSIAGISVFLLVVAALVVSSLINRLEGNTWQVVVVLVLFIGSSVGSVYASWLMRTGYGAGWPRRSVTLGVLALPALSWVVTLVIPGAVFYGAIPLWITLSILLALIPRSHRWSVTAAGLVLIALHGLVNPGAPSFFDRGLLFGLIMYILFVPSTFLVSGWLWHLITRLDEARTMSSQLAVARERLRFASDLHDIQGHHLQVIALKAELAERLLAAPSEDHRAAAQEAIAEVRSLAEEAQTETRQLVRDLRVVSLTEELKNAKDVLEAADIPTEVTTEAKMDAAASTEVSRLLGLAVREATTNILRHADATEVRIQLYSTQQALHLDIHNDGVTPSATRHPGTGLDGLRARFRAAGGSIHTRQEANTFALQAVLPSPTREAT